From the Danio aesculapii chromosome 9, fDanAes4.1, whole genome shotgun sequence genome, one window contains:
- the LOC130235099 gene encoding MOB-like protein phocein isoform X4 has translation MQAFRKFLPMFDRVLVERLAAETVSRGGIMIPEKSQAKVLQATVVAVGPGSTNKDFYNWSDESFEEMDSTLAVQQYIQQNIRSDCSNIEKIMEPPEGQDEGVWKYEHLRQFCLELNGLAVKLQNECHPDTCTQMTATEQWIFLCAAHKTPKECPAIDYTRHTLDGAACLLNSNKYFPSRVSIKESSVAKLGSVCRRIYRIFSHAYFHHRQIFDKYENETFLCHRFTRFVMKYNLMSKDNLIVPILEEEVQSATAGESDA, from the exons ATG CAGGCCTTCCGGAAGTTTCTCCCCATGTTTGACCGTGTGTTGGTGGAGCGGCTCGCTGCAGAGACCGTATCAAGAGGAGGCATCATGATTCCTGAAAAGTCGCAAGCCAAAGTGCTGCAGGCTACTGTGGTAGCAGTGGGTCCAGGATCCACCAACAAG GACTTCTAtaactggtctgatgagtcttttgaagaaatggacagcaccctGGCTGTACAACAA TACATTCAGCAGAACATTCGCTCAGATTGTTCCAACATAGAGAAGATTATGGAGCCTCCAGAGGGACAGGATGAGGGGGTGTGGAAATATGAACATCTCAG ACAGTTCTGTTTGGAGCTGAATGGCTTGGCAGTTAAACTGCAG AATGAGTGTCATCCGGACACATGTACCCAGATGACAGCCACTGAGCAGTGGATCTTTCTGTGTGCCGCTCATAAGACTCCCAAAGAG TGCCCTGCCATTGATTACACAAGGCACACCCTGGATGGAGCTGCATGTCTGCTCAACAGCAACAAGTATTTTCCCAGCCG CGTCAGCATTAAGGAATCATCTGTGGCCAAACTGGGCTCTGTTTGCCGTCGCATCTATAGGATCTTCTCCCATGCATACTTTCACCACCGCCAGATTTTTGACAAGTATGAG AATGAGACCTTTTTGTGTCACCGCTTCACTCGTTTCGTGATGAAGTACAACCTCATGTCTAAGGACAACCTCATTGTGCCCATCCTGGAGGAGGAAGTCCAGAGTGCCACCGCTGGCGAGAGCGATGCCTGA
- the LOC130235099 gene encoding 10 kDa heat shock protein, mitochondrial isoform X3 → MAFRKFLPMFDRVLVERLAAETVSRGGIMIPEKSQAKVLQATVVAVGPGSTNKDGKVTPVCVKVGDKVLLPEYGGTKVMLEDKDYFLFRDGDILGKYVD, encoded by the exons ATG GCCTTCCGGAAGTTTCTCCCCATGTTTGACCGTGTGTTGGTGGAGCGGCTCGCTGCAGAGACCGTATCAAGAGGAGGCATCATGATTCCTGAAAAGTCGCAAGCCAAAGTGCTGCAGGCTACTGTGGTAGCAGTGGGTCCAGGATCCACCAACAAG gaTGGGAAAGTAACACCTGTCTGTGTCAAAGTTGGGGATAAAGTCTTGTTGCCGGAGTACGGAGGAACTAAAGTTATGCTTGAAGATAAG gaCTATTTCCTTTTCCGGGATGGAGATATTCTTGGCAAATACGTAGATTGA
- the LOC130235099 gene encoding 10 kDa heat shock protein, mitochondrial isoform X2 gives MQAFRKFLPMFDRVLVERLAAETVSRGGIMIPEKSQAKVLQATVVAVGPGSTNKDGKVTPVCVKVGDKVLLPEYGGTKVMLEDKDYFLFRDGDILGKYVD, from the exons ATG CAGGCCTTCCGGAAGTTTCTCCCCATGTTTGACCGTGTGTTGGTGGAGCGGCTCGCTGCAGAGACCGTATCAAGAGGAGGCATCATGATTCCTGAAAAGTCGCAAGCCAAAGTGCTGCAGGCTACTGTGGTAGCAGTGGGTCCAGGATCCACCAACAAG gaTGGGAAAGTAACACCTGTCTGTGTCAAAGTTGGGGATAAAGTCTTGTTGCCGGAGTACGGAGGAACTAAAGTTATGCTTGAAGATAAG gaCTATTTCCTTTTCCGGGATGGAGATATTCTTGGCAAATACGTAGATTGA
- the LOC130235099 gene encoding MOB-like protein phocein isoform X1: MVMAEGTAVLRRNRPGTKAKDFYNWSDESFEEMDSTLAVQQYIQQNIRSDCSNIEKIMEPPEGQDEGVWKYEHLRQFCLELNGLAVKLQNECHPDTCTQMTATEQWIFLCAAHKTPKECPAIDYTRHTLDGAACLLNSNKYFPSRVSIKESSVAKLGSVCRRIYRIFSHAYFHHRQIFDKYENETFLCHRFTRFVMKYNLMSKDNLIVPILEEEVQSATAGESDA, translated from the exons ATGGTCATGGCGGAGGGCACAGCTGTTCTGAGGAGGAATAGACCAGGCACCAAGGCGAAG GACTTCTAtaactggtctgatgagtcttttgaagaaatggacagcaccctGGCTGTACAACAA TACATTCAGCAGAACATTCGCTCAGATTGTTCCAACATAGAGAAGATTATGGAGCCTCCAGAGGGACAGGATGAGGGGGTGTGGAAATATGAACATCTCAG ACAGTTCTGTTTGGAGCTGAATGGCTTGGCAGTTAAACTGCAG AATGAGTGTCATCCGGACACATGTACCCAGATGACAGCCACTGAGCAGTGGATCTTTCTGTGTGCCGCTCATAAGACTCCCAAAGAG TGCCCTGCCATTGATTACACAAGGCACACCCTGGATGGAGCTGCATGTCTGCTCAACAGCAACAAGTATTTTCCCAGCCG CGTCAGCATTAAGGAATCATCTGTGGCCAAACTGGGCTCTGTTTGCCGTCGCATCTATAGGATCTTCTCCCATGCATACTTTCACCACCGCCAGATTTTTGACAAGTATGAG AATGAGACCTTTTTGTGTCACCGCTTCACTCGTTTCGTGATGAAGTACAACCTCATGTCTAAGGACAACCTCATTGTGCCCATCCTGGAGGAGGAAGTCCAGAGTGCCACCGCTGGCGAGAGCGATGCCTGA